One part of the Oncorhynchus nerka isolate Pitt River unplaced genomic scaffold, Oner_Uvic_2.0 unplaced_scaffold_5262, whole genome shotgun sequence genome encodes these proteins:
- the LOC135566386 gene encoding ankyrin-3-like — protein MGYTPLHVACHYGNVKMVNFLLKNQAKINAKTKNGYTPLHQAAQQGHTHIINLLLQHGASPNQVTVNGNTALSIARRLGYISVVDTLKVVTEETQTTLTVTEKHKMNVPETMNEVLDMSDDEEMEFQCVYESYC, from the exons ATGGGATACACTCCGCTGCATGTGGCGTGTCACTATGGAAACGTGAAGATGGTCAACTTCCTGCTAAAGAACCAGGCCAAGATCAACGCCAAAACTAAG aACGGATACACCCCCCTCCATCAGGCGGCCCAGCAAGGCCACacccacatcatcaacctactgctGCAGCACGGAGCCTCTCCCAACCAAGTCACtgtg AATGGTAACACAGCCCTGTCCATAGCCAGGAGGCTGGGGTACATCTCTGTAGTGGATACTCTGAAGGTCGTCACTGAGGAAACACAGACCACTCTG ACGGTGACCGAGAAACATAAGATGAACGTTCCAGAAACCATGAATGAGGTTCTGGACATGTCAGATGATGAGG